Proteins from a genomic interval of Acomys russatus chromosome 19, mAcoRus1.1, whole genome shotgun sequence:
- the LOC127203594 gene encoding vomeronasal type-1 receptor 4-like has product MNFWNLALKIVFLSQTTTGILGNFSLLFCYLGLYYRECKLKPTDLILMHLMAANALIILSAGVPHTMAVWGLKQFLPEFGCNFIVYIQQSARSVSIGTTCLLSVFQAVTISPRKSCWTNHKAKAEKYIGCCMVIIWVLYLLINFIFFVYPFSKRNTKNVTTKRDLEYCSTVGSDPIGESLYAAIVLCPEVFLSGLIAWSSGSMIVLLLRHKQVVQHIRSTHNSSRTSPESRATQHILSLVSVFLGFYTLSSFLRGCIALLPKHNWWLRNITPFISLCFPSFGPFVIMNHYSVMPRLTLFWIRNKPP; this is encoded by the coding sequence ATGAACTTCTGGAACCTGGCACTCAAAATTGTTTTCTTATCACAAACAACCACTGGAATTTTgggaaatttttctcttttgttctgctATCTAGGTCTTTACTACAGAGAATGCAAACTGAAGCCCACAGATTTGATTCTCATGCATCTAATGGCAGCCAATGCCTTGATCATTCTTTCTGCAGGAGTTCCCCACACAATGGCAGTTTGGGGATTGAAGCAGTTCTTGCCTGAATTTGGATGCAATTTCATAGTGTACATTCAACAAAGTGCCCGGAGTGTGTCCATTGGAACCACATGTCTCTTGAGTGTCTTCCAGGCTGTCACCATCAGTCCTAGGAAATCGTGTTGGACAAATCATAAAGCCAAAGCTGAGAAGTACATTGGATGCTGCATGGTTATTATCTGGGTTTTGTATTTGttgataaatttcattttctttgtgtaccctttcagtaaaagaaatacaaaaaatgtgACAACAAAGCGAGATTTAGAATACTGCTCCACTGTAGGGAGTGATCCAATTGGTGAGTCCCTCTATGCAGCAATTGTGCTGTGTCCTGAAGTCTTTCTTTCTGGACTCATTGCGTGGTCCAGTGGCTCCATGATTGTCCTTCTGCTCAGACACAAACAGGTGGTTCAACACATCCGCAGCACTCATAATTCCAGCAGAACTTCCCCTGAGTCCAGAGCCACACAACACATCCTGTCCctggtgtctgtctttctgggtttttatACTCTATCCTCCTTCTTAAGAGGCTGCATTGCTCTGTTGCCTAAACACAATTGGTGGCTACGGAACATCactcccttcatttctctttgttttccctcttttggACCTTTTGTTATTATGAATCATTACTCTGTTATGCCCAGACTCACTTTGTTCTGGATAAGGAATAAACCCCCTTAA